From the Methanoculleus caldifontis genome, the window GAGCATGGGGTTCGAGAACCCCACCCGCACGTCCGGGCGGGAGAGGACCCGGTGCCAGTTCTCCGGCGTGATCTCGTCGGCTCCCGCGCTCCGGCCGGTGCAGGCGATCACGATCTCGTTCTCCGCGAAGGGGATGTACCAGTCGGTGTAGTTTCCCTCACCGTCGCCCATCGGGATATACATCATATCCGGGATGAGCGAGGCGTCCGCGACCGCGACGACGTCTATCGGCCGCTTTAGATCCGTGACCTGCCTGATCGCCTGGATGCTCCCGTGCCCCTCGAGCCGCACGTCGATATCCGGGTGCCGGTCTTCGAAGGCAGCTTCAATCTCCTCAAGCGGGGAGAGGAGGCTCCCGGCCGGGACCACCGTGAGGACGGTGCGCTCCTGGCCGGTCCCGGTGCAGCCTGCGGATACCATGAGGACGGTGAGGGCGAGAGCCGTGAGGAGTGCTGCCGGCCGGGTCATCCTCTGCGGACCTCGACCCGGTCGACCCACTTCACCCAGGGGCTTCCTTCGGTGATGACATCGGGCGTCTCTGTGATGACGACGAGGCGGAGCGGTCCGCCGTCTTCATAGGCCAGGGGCATTCCATCCCGTTCGTAGGCCAGGATCACCCGGAGCGCCGGAGCCGGGATCTCATGCAGATTCTCGTCGAACGTGAAGAACTCCTCGCCTCGCAACTGCGTGGTATCGAAGACCCAGAGGTAGCCGTCTTCTGCGGAGACATAGATCAGGTCGTCTTCACCGATCCCTCCCGCCATCTCGACGAGATCGGTGAGTAATACACCGCGGTAGCGGTTCGGGCCGTACTTGATCCCGACCGTCGAGACCGAGTAACCGTAGCCCTCAACGTCAGGCAGCGCCTGGATCCCGGAATGCGTGAGCACCTGCTCCGTATCGCCGGCAAGCGTCAGGTTCCAGGCTACGTCGCCGGCGGCGGCTGCCGGACCGGGGCACCCGGATGCAAGGGTCGCACCGCCGATGAGCACCAGGGCAAGGAGAATTGGGGGCGTCCGGTGCACCGGGCTCACGCTCCTCTCCGGGCATGGAGCGCTGCTGCCCCGAGGGCTGCCGCAAGCGTCATTGCAAGAGAGAGCGGGGTTTCCGGCGCCTCCGTCGTCCTCGACACCGGACCGTCGAGCGATCCCGCGAGGGCTCCTTTCTCACCGTGGTATCCGCCGGAATAAACCCGGACCTCGTCGATCCACTTCACCGTGAGGCCCCCGGTCGAGGGGTAGAGGTCGTAGAAATGCTGGGCAGACTCGGGGAGCGTGTCATACATATCCTGATTCCCGTAGACGTGGAGCCCCTCCGTATTGGTCGAGTTATCGGCAAAGAATACCAGGCGCATCCCGGTATAGTAATCCGGGACGTAACCGCATCCCTGCCGCTCGCCTGCCCCTGCTTCGTCGCCGTTGTACCAGCAGATCCCGATGGGTCCCTGGCGGGGATCGGGTTCGTAAACATTCTGATAAGCAAACTCGACGTGATAACCGTCGGCCGCTCTGACCATGATCTCGTCGCCGGGTTCGGCGCCGCCGACCAGTTCGGCGAGGTCGCGGATGTTCGTGCCTTTCACGGCCCCCCTGTCCTTGAAGTTCGTCGTCTCTTCAGGGTCCCACTTGTCTCCTTCAAAGACCGGCCCCTGGTGGTAGTAGTGGGTCACGCCGTCCCCGAGGACCGGGAGGTTTGCCTCCAGCCAGCGGTAGTCGACGGTCGTCTCGTTCAAGACGGTGGCGCCGTCGGCTGCAATCTTTACGACGTGCAGCTCTGTCGTCGGGGCCGCCGAGGCGGCAACGGCGAAGACGCTCACGCAGAGGAGCGCGAGCAGCATCTGTGACAATTGTATACGCATGATCTTCATCTCCGTAATCTGTGTAGTTCTGATGAGTCGAGGAGAGATCCCGGCACGTCCCACCACGCGGGGGCCGCGTGGAGGCGGACGGCGTCGATCACGGTCCCTGGCGGGTACGGCGTCACTTCGCCGTCTTCCGTGACTCCCGCGACCGCGACCATCTCGAGAGTGACGACGTCGGGGCTGACGGTGGCCCGGACGTAGCCGAGGGTCTGTTCGAGTCCCGCCCGGTACCCCGTGGGCTTCTCCTCTGAGAGGGCGTAGAACGGAGCCCCGCCGCATCCGACGACGATGTACTCCGTCCCGTTGATCCTGTAGCGCTCGTAGGCGTGGGTATGCGCGCTAAAGACGGCGTCTACACCACTCCCGGACAGGATGCCGCACCACTCGGCCCTGAGCGCCAGGTCTCCTCCGGGATGCTGCCGGTCGGCGCTGAACGGCGGGTGGTGGAACGCTACGAGCTTGTGGGGCAGGGGCGACAAGAGGTCCTCTTTCAGCCACGCGGTCTGCGAGTCCATATCCGCCCATGCGCGGTCGTTGCTGTCAAGGACAGTTACGTGGAGGCTGCCGGCGTCAAAGGAGTAGTTGGCCGGGAGGCCAAAAGTGGCGGCGAACGCCTCCGCGGATCCGTCATGGTTGCCGGCCACCGGCACGAGGGTCGTGTTCCGGAGCATGGACCCTGCTACCGCGAAGAATTCATCCCACTCCTCTTCTTCGCAGACGAAGTCGCCGGTGTGGATGACAAAGAGGATATTCTCCTCAGCGGCTATCCTCTCCGCCACCAGGCCGTGCCGGTCGGCCTGGGTGAAGAAGGGCTTCTGCGCCCGGGTGTCGCCGTAGACTATGCAGGTGAACGCCTCGTCACCGAATGTCCGGAACCTGCAGCCCTCTATCGCCTCATTCCCGGCGCCGATCCGGTAACGGTAGGTGGTCGCCGGCGCGAGGCCTGTGAGCAGGACCTGGTGCACGGCCCCCTCCCCGGAAGAGGGTATGTGGTATACCTCACCGCCCTCGGGGGCGTACTCGACCCAGCACTCCTCCGCCGGCGAGGCGGTCTTCCAGGTGATCGCCGCTGAGTTCTCGGTGGTGGTTGTGACGTACGGCCCCCAGACGACGGCGGCCATTGCCGCCGGGAGGAGGAGTGCGAGCAGCGCGGCTGCCGCTACAATCCTCCGGGCGTTCCGGTATCGGCTCATGGCGCCC encodes:
- a CDS encoding molybdopterin-dependent oxidoreductase → MSPVHRTPPILLALVLIGGATLASGCPGPAAAAGDVAWNLTLAGDTEQVLTHSGIQALPDVEGYGYSVSTVGIKYGPNRYRGVLLTDLVEMAGGIGEDDLIYVSAEDGYLWVFDTTQLRGEEFFTFDENLHEIPAPALRVILAYERDGMPLAYEDGGPLRLVVITETPDVITEGSPWVKWVDRVEVRRG
- a CDS encoding argininosuccinate synthase produces the protein MRIQLSQMLLALLCVSVFAVAASAAPTTELHVVKIAADGATVLNETTVDYRWLEANLPVLGDGVTHYYHQGPVFEGDKWDPEETTNFKDRGAVKGTNIRDLAELVGGAEPGDEIMVRAADGYHVEFAYQNVYEPDPRQGPIGICWYNGDEAGAGERQGCGYVPDYYTGMRLVFFADNSTNTEGLHVYGNQDMYDTLPESAQHFYDLYPSTGGLTVKWIDEVRVYSGGYHGEKGALAGSLDGPVSRTTEAPETPLSLAMTLAAALGAAALHARRGA
- a CDS encoding metallophosphoesterase family protein: MSRYRNARRIVAAAALLALLLPAAMAAVVWGPYVTTTTENSAAITWKTASPAEECWVEYAPEGGEVYHIPSSGEGAVHQVLLTGLAPATTYRYRIGAGNEAIEGCRFRTFGDEAFTCIVYGDTRAQKPFFTQADRHGLVAERIAAEENILFVIHTGDFVCEEEEWDEFFAVAGSMLRNTTLVPVAGNHDGSAEAFAATFGLPANYSFDAGSLHVTVLDSNDRAWADMDSQTAWLKEDLLSPLPHKLVAFHHPPFSADRQHPGGDLALRAEWCGILSGSGVDAVFSAHTHAYERYRINGTEYIVVGCGGAPFYALSEEKPTGYRAGLEQTLGYVRATVSPDVVTLEMVAVAGVTEDGEVTPYPPGTVIDAVRLHAAPAWWDVPGSLLDSSELHRLRR